One genomic region from Desulfovermiculus halophilus DSM 18834 encodes:
- a CDS encoding tRNA dihydrouridine synthase, with the protein MSSPSPSPPRLPIGPNQPWLAPLAGFSDLPFRLLCREMGCAAACTEMISAKGLLYHSSGTWDLLRTCSQDHPLVVQLFGAEAEVIAEAVSGLKEMGFSFFDLNAGCPVKKVVKTGAGAALLHHPPHLCKVLSAMVDVAGPGRVGVKLRSGVTSGTEVLSWIQGLDSLGLGWVSLHPRTVRQGYAGRADWQVLDAVSRKMQLPVLASGDLISARDGLHCMQSTQAGGLMFARGALADPGIFAAYLKALKDGEEHSREEKDALVRTLRTARRHIELTREHGRGDHELLRMRTIIPRYMRGFPGVKHVRQRVVACRTWSELVSYLDQVEMQSAQDLQRPSNIPHT; encoded by the coding sequence ATGTCCAGCCCCAGCCCATCTCCTCCCCGGCTGCCGATAGGTCCAAATCAGCCCTGGCTGGCCCCCCTGGCCGGATTCTCAGATCTCCCCTTCCGGCTTTTGTGCCGGGAGATGGGGTGCGCCGCGGCCTGCACGGAGATGATCAGCGCCAAAGGGCTTCTGTATCACAGCTCGGGCACCTGGGATCTGCTCCGCACCTGTTCCCAGGATCATCCCCTGGTGGTCCAGCTCTTCGGGGCCGAAGCGGAGGTGATTGCAGAAGCAGTCTCTGGCCTGAAAGAGATGGGCTTTTCCTTCTTTGATCTCAATGCCGGGTGCCCGGTCAAAAAGGTGGTCAAGACCGGAGCCGGGGCGGCCTTGCTGCACCATCCGCCGCATCTGTGCAAGGTTCTTTCTGCAATGGTGGATGTCGCCGGTCCGGGGCGGGTGGGGGTCAAGCTGCGAAGCGGGGTCACCTCCGGGACAGAGGTCCTGTCCTGGATCCAGGGGCTGGACTCTTTGGGCCTGGGCTGGGTCAGCCTGCATCCGAGGACTGTGCGGCAGGGGTATGCCGGACGGGCGGACTGGCAGGTTCTGGACGCAGTCAGCAGGAAGATGCAGCTTCCGGTTCTAGCCAGCGGGGATCTGATTAGTGCCCGGGACGGTCTGCATTGCATGCAGAGCACGCAGGCCGGCGGGCTCATGTTCGCCCGCGGGGCCCTGGCTGATCCGGGGATCTTTGCCGCGTATCTTAAGGCCCTTAAGGACGGGGAGGAGCACAGCAGGGAGGAGAAAGACGCCCTGGTCAGGACCCTGCGCACCGCCCGGCGGCATATCGAGCTGACCCGGGAGCACGGCAGGGGCGATCATGAACTGCTGCGGATGCGGACCATCATCCCCAGGTACATGCGGGGATTTCCGGGGGTAAAGCATGTCCGGCAGCGGGTGGTGGCCTGCAGGACATGGTCGGAACTGGTCTCGTACCTGGACCAGGTGGAGATGCAAAGTGCCCAAGATTTGCAACGGCCTTCGAACATACCGCATACTTGA
- the ispH gene encoding 4-hydroxy-3-methylbut-2-enyl diphosphate reductase gives MADTIIRATTAGFCMGVDLALRKLDRVLAENTCQEKICTLGPIIHNPQVLRDYAEQGVQQVDSVQEVQPGSCVVIRAHGVPMPVQKELQNRGARIVDATCPKVKKAQMLIAEHSAHGARLLLYGEPDHPEVAGLLSYASPRAQVIENLEMVDALDLHPEQQYFLAAQTTQDRSEFQSVVARLEERLGTEFPVLDTICDATRERQKEAMRIARQVDVMLVVGGFSSGNTRRLAKVVQDQGVPSIHIESADDLSGQELSQASRVGITAGASTPRKVIDAVEKTAARWSEWGGSWT, from the coding sequence ATGGCGGACACGATTATTCGGGCCACGACGGCCGGATTCTGCATGGGCGTGGATCTGGCCCTTCGCAAGCTGGACCGGGTCCTGGCCGAGAACACCTGTCAGGAGAAGATCTGCACCTTGGGGCCCATCATTCACAACCCCCAGGTCTTGCGGGACTATGCCGAGCAGGGCGTACAGCAGGTTGACTCGGTTCAGGAAGTGCAGCCCGGGAGCTGTGTTGTCATCCGGGCCCACGGGGTGCCCATGCCGGTGCAGAAAGAGCTCCAGAACCGCGGGGCGCGGATTGTGGATGCCACCTGTCCCAAGGTCAAGAAGGCCCAGATGCTGATAGCCGAACACAGCGCCCACGGGGCCCGCCTCCTCTTGTACGGAGAGCCCGATCATCCGGAAGTGGCCGGGCTGCTCAGCTACGCCTCCCCCCGGGCCCAGGTCATCGAGAATCTGGAGATGGTGGACGCCCTGGATCTCCACCCGGAACAGCAGTATTTCCTGGCCGCTCAAACCACCCAGGACCGCTCCGAGTTCCAGTCCGTGGTCGCCAGGCTGGAAGAACGGCTGGGGACGGAGTTTCCGGTCCTGGACACCATCTGCGACGCCACCCGGGAGCGGCAGAAAGAGGCCATGCGTATCGCCCGGCAGGTGGATGTCATGCTGGTCGTCGGAGGGTTCTCCAGCGGCAACACCAGACGGCTGGCCAAGGTGGTCCAGGATCAGGGGGTGCCCAGCATTCACATAGAAAGCGCCGACGACCTGTCGGGTCAGGAGCTGAGCCAGGCCAGCCGGGTGGGGATTACCGCCGGGGCGTCCACCCCCAGGAAGGTGATCGATGCCGTGGAAAAGACGGCCGCACGCTGGAGCGAATGGGGAGGTTCTTGGACGTAG
- the rnc gene encoding ribonuclease III, with protein MKGLEDHIGYTFTDSTLLHQAMTHSSYANEYDTSMAHNERLEFLGDAVLELSVSETLYARFPQAREGVLTSMRSKLVSEPALAQLARELRIGEFIFLGKGEERQGGRDRDAVLCDALESLFGAIFLDSDYPTTRGIILRLLEPFWPSRLPRERKKDFKSRLQELTQKQFQARPTYALISSEGPEHAKVYTVELTLPDGSACRASSTSMKKAEQCAAEQALAVLHARQNQ; from the coding sequence ATGAAGGGATTGGAAGATCACATCGGATATACGTTCACCGACAGCACCCTGCTCCATCAGGCCATGACCCACAGCTCGTACGCTAATGAGTACGACACCTCCATGGCCCACAATGAACGGCTGGAGTTCCTCGGAGATGCGGTCCTGGAGCTCAGCGTGTCCGAAACCCTGTATGCCCGGTTTCCCCAGGCCAGAGAGGGCGTGCTGACCAGCATGCGCTCCAAGCTGGTCAGCGAGCCGGCCCTGGCCCAGCTGGCCCGTGAGCTTCGGATCGGTGAGTTCATCTTTCTGGGCAAGGGCGAAGAACGGCAAGGGGGGAGGGACCGGGACGCGGTTCTGTGTGACGCCCTGGAGTCCTTGTTTGGGGCCATCTTTCTGGACAGCGACTACCCTACAACCCGGGGGATTATCCTCCGTCTTTTGGAGCCCTTCTGGCCATCCCGACTGCCCAGGGAACGGAAAAAAGACTTCAAGAGCCGCTTGCAGGAACTGACCCAGAAACAGTTCCAGGCCCGGCCCACATACGCCCTGATCAGCAGCGAGGGCCCGGAGCACGCCAAGGTCTACACCGTGGAGCTCACCCTGCCAGACGGGTCCGCCTGCCGGGCCTCATCCACCAGCATGAAAAAGGCCGAACAGTGTGCAGCCGAACAGGCCCTGGCCGTCCTGCATGCCAGGCAGAACCAGTAG
- the rnhA gene encoding ribonuclease HI → MSTDTEDQATLYTDGACLGNPGPGGWAVIIDRAGQRKELSGGWAGTTNNRMELKAVIEGLKSLSDPHRVHIVTDSRYIHDALVQGWLRRWQSNGWKTASKAAVKNQDLWKELAGLIRKHQVSIEWTRGHQGHAENERCDSLARKAASKPRLTLDPSN, encoded by the coding sequence ATGAGCACAGACACAGAAGACCAGGCTACTCTCTATACCGATGGGGCCTGCCTCGGCAATCCAGGCCCCGGAGGATGGGCCGTGATCATCGATCGGGCCGGTCAGCGCAAGGAGCTGTCCGGGGGATGGGCCGGGACCACAAACAACCGGATGGAGCTCAAGGCGGTCATCGAGGGGCTGAAGTCCCTGTCCGACCCCCACAGGGTACATATCGTCACTGATTCCAGGTATATTCATGATGCCTTGGTTCAGGGCTGGCTGCGCCGCTGGCAGAGCAACGGATGGAAAACAGCCTCCAAAGCCGCTGTCAAGAATCAAGACTTGTGGAAAGAGCTGGCCGGGCTGATCAGAAAGCACCAGGTGTCCATTGAGTGGACCCGGGGGCATCAGGGACATGCAGAGAACGAGCGCTGCGACAGCTTGGCCCGCAAGGCGGCGAGCAAGCCCAGATTAACCTTGGATCCGAGCAATTGA